Proteins from one Rosa chinensis cultivar Old Blush chromosome 7, RchiOBHm-V2, whole genome shotgun sequence genomic window:
- the LOC112178348 gene encoding LOW QUALITY PROTEIN: kinesin-like protein KIN-4C (The sequence of the model RefSeq protein was modified relative to this genomic sequence to represent the inferred CDS: substituted 1 base at 1 genomic stop codon): MRLDTISFSLPWSAFNRLTVRTKEDMGSYLVXGSLARATGSTNMNSQSSRSHAIFTITMEQKKISHCLNGANNDDIGDDILCTKLHLVDLAGSERAKRTGADGMRLKEGIHINKGLLALGNVISALGDEKKRKEGGHVPYRDSKLTRLLQDSLGGNSKTVMIACVSPAETNAEETLNTLKYANRARKIQYKAVINRDPVAAQLQLMRSQIEHLQTELLFYRGDASAPFEELQILKHKVSLLEASNMELRQEVQGRRITCEHLTQRALEAQVEKDKLAMKIEAFRNGKSWDEIDSNPVQVCKSFTGWMRSVYLLFGTMHCSPPPPLLFPCNDEYSSDYDTKAGDVSDVIAVEKEQEHSSLQEKLDRELKELDKALEQKEAEMKRFTSFDTSVLKLYEKKVHELEHEKKSLQREIEELRQNLSNISSTSGDGAQKLKEDYLHNLNLLEGQVSELKKKQDAQAQLLRQKQKSDEAARRLQDEIQRIKTQKVQLQHKIKQESEQFRLWKASREKEVLQLKKEGRRNEYEMHKLLALNQRQKMVLQRKTEEANMATKKLKELLESRKTSSRETSGHNAHGIQALMQAIELELEVTVKTHEVRSEYERQIEERAMMAKERTKLIEEQRNLSDSSEIMSPGARNSRIFALENMLATSSSTMVRIYGITIVRSRRARAGFQWQGALESSSVSYRCQNFDESSVQLSFFLQVPVTR; this comes from the exons ATGCGTTTAGATACAATCTCCTTCTCTTTGCCTTGGTCAGCATTCAATCGCTTAACAGTTAGGACGAAGGAAGATATGGGATCGTATCTGGTTTGAGGTTCTTTAGCTCGTGCTACAGGGAGCACAAACATGAACAGTCAGTCAAG TCGCTCACATGCTATATTTACAATAACCATGGAGCAAAAGAAGATTTCTCACTGTCTGAATGGAGCAAATAATGATGATATCGGTGATGACATACTATGCACAAAACTCCATTTAGTTGACCTAGCAGGTTCTGAGCGGGCAAAACGAACAGGTGCAGATGGCATGCGCTTGAAAGAAG GCATTCATATCAACAAGGGTTTACTTGCTCTCGGAAATGTGATTAGTGCCCTGGGAGATgagaaaaagaggaaagaagGCGGACATGTTCCCTACCGTGATAGCAAGTTAACTCGCTTGTTACAG GATTCACTAGGAGGAAACAGTAAGACTGTGATGATTG CTTGTGTTAGTCCAGCTGAGACAAATGCAGAAGAGACCTTGAATACTTTAAAATATGCTAACCGTGCTCGCAAAATCCAGTACAAGGCAGTG ATCAATCGTGATCCAGTAGCTGCTCAGTTACAATTGATGCGCAGCCAGATTGAGCACTTGCAGACTGAACTTCTATTTTACCGTGGTGATGCTAGTGCCCCATTTGAAGAACTGCAG ATTCTTAAACACAAAGTGTCATTACTCGAAGCAAGCAACATGGAGCTGAGGCAGGAGGTTCAGGGACGCCGAATAACTTGTGAACACCTAACACAGCGTGCTCTTGAAGCTCAG GTTGAAAAAGATAAACTGGCCATGAAAATTGAAGCCTTCCGAAATGGTAAATCTTGGGATGAGATTGACTCCAATCCAGTTCAGGTTTGTAAATCTTTTACTGGCTGGATGCGTTCAGTTTATCTTCTTTTTGGAACTATGCAttgttcccccccccccccct taTTATTCCCCTGTAATGATGAATATTCATCTGATTATGATACCAAAGCTGGGGATGTTTCTG ATGTGATAGCTGTAGAAAAAGAGCAAGAACATTCTTCTCTTCAAGAAAAACTGGATCGGGAGCTGAAAGAATTGGACAAGGCTCTCGAGCAAAAGGAG GCTGAAATGAAGCGGTTTACAAGTTTTGATACCTCGGTTCTTAAGCTGTATGAGAAGAAGGTTCATGAGTTAGAACATGAGAAGAAATCCCTTCAG AGAGAGATTGAAGAGTTGAGACAAAATCTTTCAAATATCTCATCTACTTCTGGGGATGGAGCTCAAAAGTTAAAGGAGGATTATCTACACAATTTGAACCTTCTTGAAGGACAG GTTTCTGAGCTGAAAAAGAAACAGGATGCTCAAGCCCAATTGTtgagacaaaaacaaaaaagcgaTGAGGCTGCAAGGAGACTACAGGATGAAATTCAGAGAATAAAGACTCAAAAG GTTCAATTGCAACACAAGATCAAACAGGAGTCTGAGCAGTTTAGATTATGGAAAGCATCACGAGAAAAAGAAGTTCTTCAG CTTAAGAAAGAGGGAAGGAGGAACGAGTATGAGATGCATAAGCTGTTAGCTTTAAACCAGAGGCAAAAAATG GTTTTGCAACGAAAGACAGAAGAAGCTAATATGGCCACAAAAAAGCTAAAGGAGCTTTTAGAATCCAGAAAGACTTCTTCACGTGAAACTTCTGGTCATAATGCTCACGGTATTCAG GCTCTGATGCAGGCAATCGAACTTGAGCTTGAAGTCACAGTTAAGACTCATGAAGTAAGATCTGAGTATGAGCGGCAAATTGAAGA GCGTGCTAtgatggccaaggaaagaaccaAGCTAATAGAAGAACAACGTAATTTAAG TGATTCCTCGGAAATAATGTCTCCTGGTGCAAGAAATTCAAGGATTTTTGCACTTGAAAACATGCTTGCTACTTCTTCTAGCACCATGGTACGTATCTATGGCATCACAATTGTCAGAAGCAGAAGAGCGCGAGCGGGGTTTCAATGGCAGGGGGCATTGGAATCAAGTTCGGTCTCTTACAGATGCCAAAATTTTGATGAATCATCTGTTCAACTTAGCTTCTTCCTCCAG GTGCCTGTTACGAGATAA